The region CCGGGTCGTTTCGGCGCCTTCACGCTTGCCGGCGGAGACACGCACGTGCGCCACTTCCAGGAGAAGCCGAACGGGGGCGACCAGCCCTGGATCAATGGTGGTTTCTTTGTGCTGGAGCCCGCCGTGATCGACTATATTGAGGGTGACCACACCACGTGGGAGCGCGAGCCCATGGAGCGGCTGGCCAAGGCAGGCGAGCTATCCGCCTACAAGCATACCGGCTTCTGGCAGCCCATGGATACCCTCCGCGACAAGAACGTGCTCGAGGACCTGCTGCTGGCCGGTAAGGCCCCGTGGTACAACATGATCAGCAGCACCAAGCAACAGGAGATCAGCAATGCTGTACTGTAGGCTGCAGGGGCAGCCTTGTATTTTTGTGGTTGCCACTGCCCGGTATTACCCTGTATCCCAACCTATACCCTATCCTTTACCATACCTGGCATAAGTTTTACCAGATGAAGAAAGACGCTCTGCAGCATACTTACAGAGGTAAGAAAGTTTTCCTGACCGGCCATACCGGCTTTAAAGGCTCCTGGATGCTGCAAATACTGCACCTGCTGGGGGCGGAGGTGAAAGGCTACGCCCTGGCACCTGAAACAGGCGAAGACCTGTACCACCTCATGAACGGCGATGTGCTCTGCGACTCGGTGATAGCCGATATCCGCGACAAGGCAGCTTTAGAGGAAGCCATACTTAGCTTTCAGCCGGATTTTGTCTTCCACCTGGCGGCGCAGCCGCTGGTGAGGCTGTCGTATGAGTTCCCGTCCGAAACCTTTGCTGTGAACGCCATTGGCACGGCTCATGTGCTGGATGCCGTGCGGCTGCTGGAGAAACCCTGCACGGTGGTGCTCATCACGACTGACAAAGTATACGAGAACAAGGAGTGGGTATACCCCTACCGCGAAACCGACCAGTTGGGGGGCTACGACCCCTACAGCGCCAGCAAGGCCTGCGCCGAGTTGGTGATCTCGTCCTACACCCGCTCTTTTTTTCACCCGGATAAGTTTACGCAGCACCAGAAAGCTGTTGCCAGTACCCGTGCTGGTAACGTGATCGGCGGCGGCGACTGGGCCAAAGACCGCATTATACCGGATATCGTGCGGGCCCTGCGGTCGGGCGAGCCTGTTACGGTGCGTAACCCGAATGCCGTGCGCCCCTGGCAGCACGTGCTGGAGCCGGTGGCCGGGTACCTGTTACTGGGGGCAAGACTGGCGGAGGATCACACAAGCTTTGGCGGCGCCTGGAACTTCGGCCCGCTGGCCGGCGACAATAGCAGGGTGGAGGAGCTGGTGCAGAGTGCCCTGAGCGTATGGGGCGGTGGCAACTACGACAAACCGGAGCTGAAGAACCAGCCGCACGAGGCGGGCCTGCTCAAGCTCGACATCAGCAAGGCGCAGAACCTGCTGGGCTGGAACCCCAAGTATAATTCCGCGCAGGCCATTGAGCGCACTATCTCCTGGTATAAAACCTATCACGAGCAACCTGAACGTATCAAGGCGTATACACTTAGCCAAATCGAGGAGTTCCTGGCGGATGAAATGCCGGTGTACCAGGAGGGCTAAGCATACTTAAAAGTATAAAACATGATCTTCACAGAGACAAAACTAAAAGGAGCCTACATCATCGACATAAAAAAGCTGGAGGATGACCGCGGTTTTTTCGGGCGCGCCTACTGCCAGCGGGAGTTTGAGGAATACGGCCTGAATACCAACCTGGTGCAGACGAACGTGAGCTTCAACAAGAAAAAAGCGACCCTGCGCGGCATGCACATGCAGCAGGCCCCGCACGCCGAGACCAAGCTGGTACGCTGCACCCGCGGCGCCATCTACGATGTGATCGTGGACCTGCGCCCGGACTCCGATACATATAAGCAGTGGGTCGGGGTGGAGCTGACGGCGGACAATTACCGCATGCTGTACGTGCCCGAGGGCTTTGCCCACGGCTACATCACCCTGGAGGACAACACCGACGTGACGTACCAGGTAACGGCCTTTTACGAGGCCAGTGCTGAGCGCGGCCACCGCTGGAACGACCCAGCCTTCAACATTCAGTGGCCGCTGGAGCCGCAGCTCATCTCCGAGAAGGACCGGAGCCACCCGCTGCTGGAGGCTACCCCCGAGAAGTCAGCTGTGTAGGCTGAGCGTTACTAGTATACCTAATTCAGAAGCAGAAGTATGATCATAGTTGATACAGCCTTAGCCAAGCGTGCCGCCGCCGGAAAACCTGTGCGGGTAGGCATGGTGGGAGCGGGCTTTATGGCCAAAGGCGTTGCCCTCCAGATAAAGCACCACACACCCGGCATGGAGTTGGTGGCCATTGCCAACCGCACCTTGGGTAACGCCCGTGAGGTCTATGCCGAGGCGGGCATACCGGATGTCGTGGAGGTGGAGAGCGCAGCGCAACTTGAGGAGAATATCCGCCAGGGCAAGTATAGCATTACGAGTGATGCCATGCAGCTGTGCCAGGCCGAAGGGATAGACGCTATCCTGGAGGTAACCGGAGCCGTGGAGTTGGGCGCGCACGTAGCCATGGAGGCTATCCATTACGGCAAGCACGTCATCATGATGAACGCGGAGGTGGACGGCACCATCGGCCCGATCCTGAAAGTATACGCCGACAAGGCCGGTGTGGTGTTCACCAACGTGGACGGCGACCAGCCGGGCGTGATCATGAACTTGTACCGCTACGTGAAGTCGATCGGCATGAAGCCGGTGCTGTGCGGCAACATCAAGGGCCTGCACGACCCGTACCGAAACCCCACCACGCAGGAGGGCTTTGCCAAGCGCTGGGGGCAGAACCCGGCCATGGTGACTTCCTTTGCCGACGGCACCAAGATCTCGTTTGAGCAGGCGATCGTGGCTAACGGCACCGGTATGCGCGTGGCCAGGCGCGGCATGCTTGGGCCGCATGCGCCGCAGGGAGCGAATATCCGGGAGTCGGTGAACCTGTTCCCGCTGGAGGAACTGACGGAGGGACCGGGCATTGTGGACTACGTGGTGGGCATTGCCGAGCCTGCGGGCGGCGTGTTTGTGCTGGCCACGCAGGATAACCCAACGCAGCAGCACTACCTCAACTACTATAAAATGGGCGAGGGGCCGCTGTACTGCTTCTATACTCCGTACCACCTGTGCCACCTGGAGGTGCCGCTCACCATTGCCCGTGCCGTGCTATTCCAGGATGCCGCGCTGGCGCCGCTGGACAAACCGTACGTAGAGGTGGTAGCCGCTGCCAAAACCGACCTGAAAGCAGGGCAGACCATCGACGGCATCGGCCACTACATGACCTACGGCCTTTGCGAGAACGCCGACGTGACCGCAAAGGAGCGGCTCTTGCCCATGGGGCTGGCCGAGGGCTGCGTGCTGAAGCGCGACATCCCGAAGGACCAGGTGCTGACTTACGATGATGTGGTGCTGCCGGAGGGGCGCCTGGTGGATGCGCTGCGCGAGGAGCAGAACGCATACTTTGCCGCTACCGACGAAGAAAGCCGCAACAAAGCACTGAGGCACCAGCACCAGGCGGAAACCCCCGTTTAACGATACACACCCAAACTAAACCAACAGTGCCGCGCATCGCAAGCCCTAGGTAGCGGTGCGCGTTTTTTATGCAG is a window of Pontibacter kalidii DNA encoding:
- the rfbG gene encoding CDP-glucose 4,6-dehydratase, with the translated sequence MKKDALQHTYRGKKVFLTGHTGFKGSWMLQILHLLGAEVKGYALAPETGEDLYHLMNGDVLCDSVIADIRDKAALEEAILSFQPDFVFHLAAQPLVRLSYEFPSETFAVNAIGTAHVLDAVRLLEKPCTVVLITTDKVYENKEWVYPYRETDQLGGYDPYSASKACAELVISSYTRSFFHPDKFTQHQKAVASTRAGNVIGGGDWAKDRIIPDIVRALRSGEPVTVRNPNAVRPWQHVLEPVAGYLLLGARLAEDHTSFGGAWNFGPLAGDNSRVEELVQSALSVWGGGNYDKPELKNQPHEAGLLKLDISKAQNLLGWNPKYNSAQAIERTISWYKTYHEQPERIKAYTLSQIEEFLADEMPVYQEG
- the rfbC gene encoding dTDP-4-dehydrorhamnose 3,5-epimerase; amino-acid sequence: MIFTETKLKGAYIIDIKKLEDDRGFFGRAYCQREFEEYGLNTNLVQTNVSFNKKKATLRGMHMQQAPHAETKLVRCTRGAIYDVIVDLRPDSDTYKQWVGVELTADNYRMLYVPEGFAHGYITLEDNTDVTYQVTAFYEASAERGHRWNDPAFNIQWPLEPQLISEKDRSHPLLEATPEKSAV
- a CDS encoding NAD(P)H-dependent oxidoreductase, encoding MIIVDTALAKRAAAGKPVRVGMVGAGFMAKGVALQIKHHTPGMELVAIANRTLGNAREVYAEAGIPDVVEVESAAQLEENIRQGKYSITSDAMQLCQAEGIDAILEVTGAVELGAHVAMEAIHYGKHVIMMNAEVDGTIGPILKVYADKAGVVFTNVDGDQPGVIMNLYRYVKSIGMKPVLCGNIKGLHDPYRNPTTQEGFAKRWGQNPAMVTSFADGTKISFEQAIVANGTGMRVARRGMLGPHAPQGANIRESVNLFPLEELTEGPGIVDYVVGIAEPAGGVFVLATQDNPTQQHYLNYYKMGEGPLYCFYTPYHLCHLEVPLTIARAVLFQDAALAPLDKPYVEVVAAAKTDLKAGQTIDGIGHYMTYGLCENADVTAKERLLPMGLAEGCVLKRDIPKDQVLTYDDVVLPEGRLVDALREEQNAYFAATDEESRNKALRHQHQAETPV